Proteins co-encoded in one Vicinamibacteria bacterium genomic window:
- a CDS encoding formyltransferase family protein, translated as MTGPLRVALLCSQRAPGLRHLLTSDPNRGSLYEIVCCVSSEEDSSARAEAEARGTPFLTHAFARFCRERATKRTDLTVRPHYDAATVELLAPFEPDLILLSSYLLILTKPMLHAFGSRIVNIHGSDLAKRDASGRPRYVGLRAVRDALIAGETETRATAHLVTAVLDEGPILCRSQAFPVSPLVADALRRGAIDVVKAYAFAHQEWMLATAWGPLLSESIERISVREPACLVP; from the coding sequence ATGACCGGGCCACTTCGAGTCGCCTTGCTCTGCTCGCAGCGCGCGCCCGGACTTCGCCACCTGCTCACGTCCGATCCGAACCGCGGCTCGCTCTACGAGATCGTGTGCTGCGTCTCGAGCGAAGAGGACTCGAGCGCTCGCGCCGAAGCCGAGGCTCGGGGCACCCCGTTTCTCACCCACGCATTCGCGCGTTTCTGCCGAGAACGAGCGACGAAACGGACCGACCTCACTGTCCGTCCGCACTACGACGCCGCGACCGTGGAGCTCCTCGCGCCGTTCGAGCCGGATTTGATTCTTCTCTCGAGCTACCTCCTCATCCTGACGAAGCCGATGCTCCATGCGTTCGGCTCGCGCATCGTGAATATCCACGGGAGCGACCTGGCCAAGCGGGATGCGAGCGGACGCCCCCGCTACGTCGGCCTGCGCGCCGTGCGCGATGCCCTCATCGCCGGCGAGACCGAGACGCGGGCCACGGCGCATCTCGTCACGGCGGTTCTCGACGAAGGACCGATCCTCTGCCGCTCCCAGGCTTTTCCCGTCTCACCCCTCGTGGCTGACGCATTGCGCCGCGGCGCCATCGACGTCGTCAAGGCCTATGCTTTCGCCCATCAGGAGTGGATGCTCGCCACCGCCTGGGGGCCTCTTCTGAGCGAATCGATCGAAAGGATATCGGTTCGAGAGCCCGCTTGCTTGGTGCCATGA
- a CDS encoding c-type cytochrome, translating to MRAQWIALVAGVLVIGCGSESFPEPPDELLASAAAIRDGEATYRKNCSICHGARGHGDGPQARDLDPAPADLANLTGVRADPGYWFFRIKEGGKQEPLARSRSAMPAWGEHLSDEEIWQVVAYLKVMIEGRT from the coding sequence ATGAGAGCTCAATGGATTGCCCTGGTTGCTGGCGTGCTCGTCATCGGCTGTGGCAGCGAGAGTTTTCCCGAGCCCCCCGATGAGCTCCTCGCGTCGGCGGCCGCCATCCGAGACGGGGAAGCGACTTACCGCAAGAACTGCAGCATCTGCCACGGCGCGCGCGGCCACGGCGACGGTCCGCAGGCGAGAGACCTGGACCCCGCGCCCGCCGATCTGGCCAATCTGACCGGGGTGCGAGCCGATCCGGGGTACTGGTTCTTTCGCATCAAGGAAGGCGGCAAGCAGGAGCCTCTGGCGAGGTCGCGGTCGGCCATGCCGGCGTGGGGTGAGCACTTGAGCGACGAGGAGATCTGGCAGGTCGTGGCCTATCTGAAGGTCATGATCGAGGGGCGAACGTGA
- a CDS encoding enoyl-CoA hydratase-related protein produces MSHIRMERTGAVGTITIDRRERFNSFDVSTARDFRKAGLQYARDESVRAVVIRGSGGVFSSGADLKYIARGGDKSDIGYMQPDSRELPDGFGEIFKQILEYLHSTISEIKRAPKPFIAAVDGVAAAGGFGIAMACDLVLASDRASFEWAYPKTGLTGAESSTFFLPRLVGLRTAMELILLNPRLDATEARALRLVNAVYPTESFDAEVMALAERLAAGPTKAYAVAKSLINQAAGVDRLDHHLDRELVSLAQIADGGDFAEGLESFFAKRPPSFEGR; encoded by the coding sequence ATGAGCCACATCCGAATGGAACGGACCGGGGCGGTGGGCACCATCACCATCGATCGCCGCGAGCGCTTCAACTCCTTCGATGTCTCCACGGCACGGGACTTTCGCAAAGCGGGGCTGCAGTATGCGCGCGACGAGTCGGTGCGTGCCGTGGTGATCCGCGGAAGCGGAGGGGTGTTCTCGAGCGGTGCCGATCTGAAGTATATCGCCAGGGGGGGTGACAAGAGCGACATCGGCTACATGCAGCCGGACAGCCGCGAGCTTCCCGATGGTTTCGGCGAGATCTTCAAGCAGATCCTGGAGTACCTCCACAGCACGATTTCGGAGATCAAGCGAGCCCCAAAACCTTTCATCGCCGCGGTGGACGGGGTGGCCGCGGCGGGTGGCTTCGGAATCGCCATGGCCTGCGACCTGGTGCTCGCATCCGATCGGGCCTCGTTCGAGTGGGCCTATCCCAAGACCGGCCTCACCGGGGCGGAAAGCTCGACCTTCTTTCTACCACGGCTCGTCGGGCTCCGAACGGCGATGGAGCTAATTTTGCTCAATCCGAGGCTCGATGCCACTGAGGCGCGTGCTCTCCGCCTGGTGAACGCCGTGTACCCGACGGAGAGCTTCGACGCCGAGGTGATGGCCCTCGCGGAGCGTCTCGCGGCGGGCCCGACGAAGGCCTATGCCGTCGCGAAGTCTCTGATCAATCAGGCAGCGGGGGTGGACCGGCTCGACCATCATCTCGATCGCGAGCTCGTCAGCCTCGCGCAGATTGCCGACGGCGGCGACTTCGCCGAAGGGCTCGAGAGCTTCTTCGCGAAGAGACCGCCGAGCTTCGAAGGGCGCTAG
- a CDS encoding cytochrome b/b6 domain-containing protein: protein MNASETWVGESRYVYQLPLRLVHWIVFLDLIVLSVSGYWIGSGDLPAGPGGDFQMGTIRYVHTLAGWALFAALLLRIYLFFFGNVYARWTDFIPHRREHWRDVKEVFLFYTFIRRGYPHAEYGHNRLASLTYLVVYLLILFMVVSGLALHGMAFPVGWQAWLTWPLAFVTAPTLRLMHHMGMWLLWGFVVHHIASVFLADNQQRGGLVGGIFSGYKLVPKRVKR from the coding sequence ATGAACGCTTCGGAAACCTGGGTGGGCGAGTCGAGATACGTTTATCAGCTGCCTCTTCGCCTCGTACACTGGATCGTCTTCTTGGACCTCATCGTGCTCTCCGTCTCCGGCTACTGGATTGGCTCGGGAGATCTTCCGGCAGGTCCCGGCGGCGATTTCCAGATGGGTACGATCCGTTATGTCCACACGTTGGCGGGCTGGGCGCTTTTCGCCGCGCTCCTCCTGCGCATCTATCTCTTCTTTTTCGGAAACGTCTACGCTCGGTGGACGGACTTCATACCCCATCGCCGAGAGCACTGGCGTGATGTAAAAGAAGTTTTTCTTTTTTACACTTTCATTCGAAGGGGCTATCCACACGCGGAGTACGGTCACAACCGGCTGGCGTCGCTCACTTACCTGGTCGTCTATCTCCTGATCCTCTTCATGGTCGTTTCTGGCCTCGCGCTTCACGGGATGGCGTTTCCCGTAGGGTGGCAGGCGTGGCTCACGTGGCCCCTGGCGTTCGTGACTGCCCCCACGCTTCGTCTCATGCATCACATGGGAATGTGGCTCCTCTGGGGTTTCGTCGTCCATCACATCGCCAGCGTCTTTCTTGCCGATAACCAGCAGAGGGGAGGTCTCGTAGGGGGCATCTTCTCCGGATACAAGCTGGTGCCGAAGAGAGTCAAGCGGTGA
- the hypE gene encoding hydrogenase expression/formation protein HypE, translating into MISHTPRIDETVGLKHGAGGRAMRALIEEVFASGLPEMKVEGVGLSAMDDGAALRFGDRYLVLTTDSHVIHPIFFPGGDIGRLAVSGTVNDLAMMGATDVLGLTCAIIVEEGFARKDLERVQESLRATCIEAETTIITGDTKVMGRGELDGLVVNTTGIGITDHIVRDSGLRPGDRILVSGTMGDHGLAVMVGRHGLDLDSELHSDVAPLNGLVRCALECGGDAIVALKDPTRGGLASALHEMASKSGVGILLEESKVPVTAEARSAGELLGIDPLHVANEGKAVLGVAPDSAEAVLEALRNHPLGREAAIVGTCLADARGKVVLDTGFGRRLLVEPEGEPLPRIC; encoded by the coding sequence ATGATCTCTCACACCCCTCGCATCGACGAGACCGTGGGCCTGAAGCACGGCGCCGGCGGCCGGGCGATGAGGGCCCTCATCGAAGAGGTTTTCGCCTCCGGTCTCCCGGAGATGAAAGTCGAGGGCGTGGGCCTTTCCGCGATGGACGACGGCGCGGCACTTCGCTTCGGCGATCGATACCTGGTGCTGACTACCGACTCCCACGTCATCCACCCGATCTTCTTCCCCGGCGGCGATATTGGACGGCTGGCGGTGTCGGGAACGGTGAACGACCTGGCGATGATGGGAGCGACCGACGTTCTCGGACTCACCTGCGCCATCATCGTCGAAGAAGGGTTTGCGAGAAAAGATCTCGAGCGCGTCCAGGAGTCGCTGCGGGCCACGTGCATCGAGGCGGAAACCACGATCATCACCGGTGACACGAAAGTCATGGGACGAGGCGAGCTCGACGGGCTCGTCGTCAACACCACGGGCATCGGCATCACGGATCACATCGTGCGCGACTCGGGCCTTCGACCGGGCGATCGCATCCTGGTGAGCGGAACGATGGGAGATCACGGGCTCGCGGTCATGGTGGGACGGCACGGGCTCGATCTCGATTCCGAGCTCCACTCGGACGTCGCGCCACTCAACGGCCTCGTACGTTGCGCTCTCGAATGCGGCGGAGACGCGATCGTCGCACTCAAGGACCCGACGCGAGGGGGGCTCGCGAGCGCCCTCCACGAAATGGCGTCGAAGAGCGGCGTCGGGATTCTTCTCGAGGAATCGAAAGTCCCGGTCACCGCCGAAGCACGTTCGGCGGGAGAGCTGCTCGGAATCGATCCTCTTCACGTCGCGAACGAGGGCAAGGCCGTCCTCGGAGTGGCTCCCGACTCGGCCGAAGCGGTTCTCGAGGCGCTCCGAAACCACCCCCTCGGCCGGGAGGCAGCGATCGTGGGAACCTGCCTGGCCGATGCCCGGGGCAAGGTCGTGCTCGACACCGGTTTCGGCAGGCGGCTTCTCGTCGAGCCCGAGGGAGAGCCCTTGCCGAGGATCTGCTGA
- a CDS encoding hydrogenase maturation nickel metallochaperone HypA produces MHELTVAASLLEWAEEQARVHAPKSLKSIELELDSMSCLNPEALRFGFRALTAETPLGEVELEFVELGATYGCLFCGARARSLDSPSSCGSCGAPLPRLVR; encoded by the coding sequence GTGCACGAGCTAACGGTAGCGGCCTCGCTTCTCGAATGGGCCGAGGAGCAGGCCCGAGTCCACGCGCCGAAGTCGTTGAAGTCGATCGAGCTGGAGCTCGATTCCATGTCCTGCTTGAATCCCGAGGCGCTGCGCTTCGGCTTTCGGGCCCTTACCGCCGAGACGCCACTGGGTGAGGTGGAGCTCGAGTTCGTCGAGTTGGGCGCGACCTACGGGTGCCTGTTTTGTGGGGCGCGGGCTCGCTCGCTCGACTCTCCATCGAGCTGTGGCAGCTGCGGCGCACCGTTGCCGCGCCTGGTGCG
- a CDS encoding hydrogenase small subunit, with product MPQTGRHQSPPPAEETFYEAIQRKGLSRRDFMQFVGAVAGMLGFDAVVIPRIAEALQARRKIPLVWLEFQDCAGNTESFLRAAKPSVDEIILDAISLNYHETIMAAAGHLAEEVLQKTVRESKGQYLAVVEGSIPMADGGIYCTIGGRSALDIAREVCGNALATVAAGTCAAFGGIPAAAPNPTGAVSVSAAVPGATVINLSACPFNAANITALLVHYLTFNKFPATDNLGRPLFAYGKRIHDACERRAHFDAGQYAEGFGDQGHRLGYCLYKLGCKGPATYQNCPSVRWNEGMNWPIGAGHPCVGCAEPYFWDTMTPFYERLPKVAGFGADVDADTLGVGIVAGTAAAFTAHGILKRMQRRAAERDEKAARSAKKQD from the coding sequence ATGCCCCAGACCGGGCGTCACCAGTCCCCGCCTCCCGCAGAGGAGACATTCTACGAGGCCATCCAGAGAAAAGGCCTCTCGCGCCGCGACTTCATGCAGTTCGTCGGCGCCGTCGCCGGAATGCTCGGTTTCGACGCCGTGGTCATCCCGAGGATCGCCGAAGCGCTCCAGGCGAGGCGCAAGATTCCTCTCGTCTGGCTCGAATTTCAGGATTGTGCCGGCAACACGGAATCCTTCCTGAGAGCGGCCAAGCCCTCGGTCGACGAGATCATTCTCGATGCCATCTCGTTGAACTACCACGAGACGATCATGGCGGCCGCGGGACACCTCGCTGAGGAAGTCCTCCAGAAAACGGTTCGGGAGTCAAAAGGGCAGTACCTCGCCGTCGTGGAGGGGTCGATTCCCATGGCCGACGGGGGCATTTACTGCACGATTGGCGGACGTTCCGCGCTAGATATCGCTCGCGAGGTTTGTGGGAACGCTCTGGCCACCGTGGCCGCCGGTACGTGTGCCGCCTTCGGTGGAATACCCGCCGCGGCTCCGAATCCGACGGGAGCCGTGAGCGTCTCGGCCGCGGTCCCGGGAGCGACGGTCATCAACCTGAGCGCCTGCCCCTTCAATGCCGCCAACATCACCGCGCTTCTCGTGCACTACCTGACATTCAACAAGTTCCCGGCAACCGACAACCTCGGGCGCCCGCTCTTCGCCTACGGAAAACGGATTCACGACGCTTGCGAACGCCGAGCCCATTTCGACGCGGGGCAGTACGCCGAGGGCTTCGGGGACCAGGGTCACCGTCTCGGCTACTGTCTCTACAAGCTCGGCTGCAAGGGTCCGGCGACCTATCAGAACTGTCCGAGCGTCCGCTGGAACGAAGGCATGAACTGGCCCATCGGAGCCGGGCATCCTTGCGTCGGCTGCGCCGAGCCCTACTTCTGGGACACGATGACCCCCTTCTACGAGAGGCTTCCCAAAGTCGCGGGTTTCGGCGCCGACGTCGACGCCGACACTCTTGGAGTGGGGATCGTGGCGGGAACGGCGGCGGCGTTCACCGCGCACGGCATTTTGAAGCGCATGCAGCGCCGGGCGGCCGAGCGCGACGAGAAGGCGGCTCGAAGCGCGAAGAAGCAAGATTGA
- a CDS encoding HypC/HybG/HupF family hydrogenase formation chaperone, translated as MPGRVVSIEGLRANVDFFGVRRTVRLDVVDEPIAVGDYILNHVGFAIRRIPESEIRETLALYEQLLREAETDIMAADVRSEIEAGD; from the coding sequence GTGCCCGGACGAGTGGTATCCATCGAGGGGCTACGCGCCAACGTCGATTTCTTCGGCGTTCGACGCACGGTGCGCCTCGACGTGGTGGATGAGCCCATCGCGGTTGGCGACTACATCTTGAACCATGTCGGCTTCGCCATCCGCCGCATCCCCGAGAGCGAGATCCGAGAGACGCTCGCTCTCTACGAGCAGCTCCTTCGCGAGGCGGAGACCGACATCATGGCCGCCGACGTGAGGAGCGAGATCGAGGCAGGCGATTGA
- a CDS encoding nickel-dependent hydrogenase large subunit — translation MARIAIDPITRIEGHLRIEAEVEGGQVQNAWSSCTMFRGIEIILKGRDPRDVWVFTQRICGVCTTVHAITSVRAVEDALGITVPENAEIIRSLIAGLQQVQDHVVHFYHLHALDWVDIVSALRADPAQTSTLAQSISEWPLSSTTYFRGVQQRVQAFVDAGQLGPFDNAYWGHSAYRLPPEANLMAVAHYLEALEWQRDIIRGHAILGGKNPHLQTYLVGGMAVPLDPNSQQAVNAGSIATLQSLFQKAKTFVEQVYIPDLLAIASFYPDWASHGKGVGNYMSYGDFPTTAALDPAQLFLPRGIIFDTDLSAAQPLDMQRIREYVAHSYYEYAAGDAEGLHPFQGETTPRYTGPQPPYEFLDTEGKYSWLKAPRYEDRPMEVGPLARMLVAYASGHERVRELVGMVLGRLQVGPEALFSTLGRTAARGIETLVIAEQLLGWLDKLASNMDRGDLRIHNDEKWDPSTWPAEAEGWGFHEAPRGALGHWVRIEKGKIAGYQAVVPSTWNGGPRDASGQRGPYEEALVGTPIADSEKPLEILRTVHSFDPCMACAAHIVDARGRKLSEVKVL, via the coding sequence ATGGCTAGAATCGCGATCGACCCAATCACTCGAATCGAAGGGCACCTACGCATCGAAGCGGAAGTCGAGGGCGGGCAGGTTCAGAACGCCTGGTCGTCCTGCACCATGTTCCGTGGAATCGAGATCATCCTCAAAGGCCGGGATCCGCGCGACGTCTGGGTCTTCACTCAGAGGATTTGCGGCGTCTGCACGACGGTGCATGCGATCACCTCGGTTCGTGCCGTCGAGGATGCTCTCGGCATCACCGTTCCCGAGAATGCCGAGATCATCCGATCGCTCATCGCCGGGTTGCAGCAAGTCCAGGATCACGTCGTCCACTTCTATCACCTGCACGCTCTCGACTGGGTGGACATCGTTTCCGCGCTGAGAGCGGATCCCGCTCAGACGTCGACGCTTGCCCAGTCGATCTCGGAGTGGCCCCTTTCGAGCACGACCTACTTCAGGGGAGTTCAGCAACGGGTGCAGGCGTTCGTGGACGCGGGGCAGCTCGGCCCCTTCGACAACGCTTACTGGGGCCACTCCGCTTACCGGCTTCCCCCCGAGGCCAACTTGATGGCGGTCGCGCACTATCTAGAAGCTCTGGAATGGCAGCGAGACATTATTAGGGGACACGCCATCCTCGGTGGCAAGAACCCGCATCTGCAGACGTACCTCGTGGGAGGCATGGCGGTGCCTCTGGATCCCAATAGTCAGCAAGCGGTGAACGCCGGCAGCATCGCCACGCTCCAGAGTCTTTTCCAGAAGGCCAAGACTTTCGTGGAGCAGGTCTACATTCCCGATCTTCTCGCCATCGCGAGCTTCTATCCCGATTGGGCGAGTCATGGAAAGGGAGTCGGAAACTACATGTCCTACGGAGACTTCCCGACCACGGCGGCGCTCGATCCGGCGCAGCTCTTTCTCCCCCGTGGAATCATCTTCGACACGGACCTGAGCGCGGCGCAGCCTCTGGACATGCAGCGGATTCGCGAGTACGTGGCCCATTCCTACTATGAGTACGCGGCGGGAGATGCCGAAGGGCTCCATCCGTTCCAGGGCGAGACCACCCCGCGCTACACCGGTCCGCAACCTCCTTACGAGTTTCTCGACACCGAAGGCAAGTACTCCTGGCTCAAGGCACCACGCTACGAGGATCGTCCCATGGAAGTCGGGCCGCTCGCCCGAATGCTCGTGGCTTACGCGAGCGGGCACGAGAGGGTGCGCGAGCTCGTTGGAATGGTTCTGGGTCGGCTGCAAGTCGGACCCGAGGCGCTGTTCTCCACTCTCGGCCGGACGGCGGCGCGCGGGATCGAGACTCTCGTAATCGCCGAGCAGCTTCTCGGCTGGCTCGACAAACTGGCATCGAACATGGACCGTGGCGATCTGAGGATCCACAACGACGAGAAGTGGGATCCCTCGACCTGGCCCGCTGAAGCCGAGGGCTGGGGCTTTCACGAGGCTCCCAGGGGAGCTCTCGGTCACTGGGTGCGCATCGAGAAAGGCAAAATCGCGGGCTATCAAGCGGTGGTGCCCAGCACCTGGAACGGCGGACCGCGGGACGCGAGCGGCCAGCGCGGGCCCTATGAGGAGGCTCTCGTAGGAACTCCGATCGCCGACTCCGAGAAACCACTCGAGATTCTGCGCACCGTGCACTCGTTCGATCCCTGCATGGCCTGCGCGGCCCACATCGTAGACGCTCGGGGGCGGAAGCTGAGCGAGGTCAAAGTGCTATGA
- the pgi gene encoding glucose-6-phosphate isomerase → MAARIVPLTERKAWKDLESHHLTIRELHLRDLFADDPDRGDRMKVEAVGLYLDYSKNRITDETLELLLRLAVESGLRGRIDAMFRGERINVTENRAVLHVALRAPKDASILVDGENVVPAVHAVLDKMAEFSNRVRAGDWKGHTGKSIKNVINIGIGGSDLGPAMAYEALKHYSERAMTFRFVSNVDGTDFAEAVQNLDPEETLFVVASKTFTTLETMTNAHTAREWLLGGSSGNEEAIAKHFVAVSTNAEEVAKFGIDPNNIFGFWDWVGGRYSMGSAIGLSTMLAVGPEHFRAMLNGFHQMDEHFRNAPFERNLPVLMGLLAVWYSDFFGAATVAVLPYEQYLERFPAYLQQLTMESNGKQVTLGGNKVAYETGPIYWGEPGTNGQHSFYQLIHQGTRLIPCDFIGFGRTLNPLGRHHDALMANVFAQTEALAFGKTPEQVKAEGTPDWLVPHRVFDGNRPSNTILADRLTPETLGKLVALYEHNVFTQGAIWNIDSFDQWGVELGKQLARRIIPELESKEEPALAHDSSTNNLIHQYRKLKKTS, encoded by the coding sequence ATGGCAGCACGAATCGTGCCGCTCACGGAGCGTAAAGCATGGAAGGACCTCGAAAGTCATCACCTGACAATCCGTGAGCTCCATCTCCGAGACCTCTTTGCCGATGACCCTGATCGCGGCGATCGGATGAAGGTCGAGGCGGTGGGCCTCTATCTGGACTATTCGAAGAACCGCATCACCGACGAAACCCTCGAGCTTCTGCTCCGACTGGCTGTCGAATCCGGTCTGCGAGGGCGCATCGACGCCATGTTCCGGGGTGAGAGGATCAACGTCACTGAGAACCGGGCCGTATTGCACGTGGCTCTCCGCGCCCCGAAAGACGCCTCGATCCTCGTCGACGGCGAAAACGTGGTTCCGGCGGTCCACGCCGTGCTCGACAAGATGGCTGAATTCTCCAATCGAGTACGAGCCGGAGATTGGAAGGGCCACACCGGCAAGTCCATCAAGAACGTCATCAACATCGGCATCGGCGGCTCCGACCTGGGACCGGCCATGGCCTACGAAGCGCTGAAGCACTACAGCGAGCGGGCCATGACGTTTCGCTTCGTTTCCAACGTCGACGGCACGGACTTCGCAGAAGCCGTCCAGAATCTCGACCCGGAGGAGACACTCTTCGTCGTTGCTTCGAAGACTTTCACGACTCTGGAGACGATGACCAACGCCCACACGGCTCGCGAGTGGTTGCTCGGGGGCTCGAGCGGAAACGAAGAGGCGATCGCCAAGCACTTTGTCGCCGTATCGACCAACGCCGAGGAAGTGGCGAAGTTCGGCATCGACCCCAACAACATATTTGGGTTCTGGGACTGGGTCGGCGGCCGCTATTCCATGGGCTCGGCGATCGGTCTATCGACCATGCTCGCTGTCGGGCCGGAGCATTTCCGCGCCATGCTGAATGGCTTTCACCAGATGGACGAGCACTTCCGAAACGCTCCTTTCGAACGTAACTTGCCGGTGCTCATGGGGCTGCTCGCCGTCTGGTACAGCGACTTCTTCGGCGCCGCGACCGTCGCCGTGCTGCCTTACGAGCAGTATCTCGAGCGCTTTCCGGCCTACTTGCAACAATTGACAATGGAGAGCAACGGCAAGCAGGTCACGCTCGGCGGGAACAAAGTGGCCTACGAAACCGGCCCGATCTACTGGGGCGAGCCGGGGACCAACGGACAGCACTCCTTCTACCAGTTGATCCACCAGGGAACTCGGCTCATCCCCTGTGACTTCATCGGGTTCGGTCGGACGCTCAACCCGTTGGGCCGGCACCACGACGCGCTGATGGCGAACGTTTTCGCCCAGACCGAGGCGCTGGCGTTCGGCAAGACTCCGGAACAGGTCAAGGCGGAGGGCACGCCGGATTGGCTCGTTCCCCACCGCGTCTTCGACGGCAACCGCCCATCGAACACGATACTTGCTGACCGGCTCACGCCGGAAACCCTCGGCAAGCTGGTCGCTCTCTACGAGCACAACGTTTTCACTCAGGGCGCCATCTGGAACATCGACTCCTTCGACCAGTGGGGCGTCGAGCTTGGCAAGCAATTGGCCCGTCGGATCATCCCGGAGCTCGAGAGCAAGGAAGAACCCGCGCTCGCCCATGACAGCTCGACCAATAACCTGATTCATCAGTACCGAAAGTTGAAGAAGACATCGTGA
- the hypD gene encoding hydrogenase formation protein HypD, translated as MRGSADDGLNEVKFRDPARARALAGALTRLTRAIDRRPISVMHVCGSHEQAIAKFGLRASFPRALDVIMGPGCPVCITDVPEVDEAVVLARQGVRVATYGDMLRVPGTVASLADARAEGAKVDVVYSVSQAVELARGLDEELVFFASGFETTAVATAAVILADPPTNFSVLSAHKYIPPVMEIVAEMPSSRVEGFLAAGHAATITGWGVFEPFVARHGVPVVVAGFEPLDILAGLVQLLEIILEGTPRVVNAYPRCVTREGNLAAQQKLWKVFRPVGGRWRGIAHVPNGNLRLKDEWAAYDARKRFAIDLSGLWDYAPSALTSQCICGDIMAGISSPSDCELFGRDCVPESPVGACMVSSEGTCKIWHQYGGHPDLTTVSV; from the coding sequence ATGCGCGGCTCGGCGGACGACGGGCTGAATGAGGTCAAGTTCCGAGACCCCGCGCGGGCAAGAGCGCTCGCGGGTGCTCTCACTCGGTTGACTCGGGCGATCGATCGGAGGCCCATCTCCGTCATGCACGTGTGTGGAAGCCACGAGCAGGCCATCGCCAAATTCGGCCTGCGCGCGAGCTTTCCCAGAGCACTCGACGTCATCATGGGACCGGGTTGTCCCGTCTGCATCACCGATGTCCCGGAGGTGGACGAGGCCGTCGTCCTGGCGCGCCAGGGAGTCCGGGTCGCCACTTACGGGGACATGCTCCGGGTTCCGGGAACGGTCGCCTCGCTCGCCGACGCCCGGGCCGAAGGGGCGAAGGTCGACGTCGTCTACAGTGTCTCGCAGGCGGTCGAGCTCGCCCGCGGTCTCGACGAGGAGCTGGTATTTTTCGCGAGCGGCTTCGAGACCACGGCGGTTGCCACCGCGGCGGTGATTCTCGCGGATCCCCCGACGAATTTCTCCGTTCTCTCCGCTCACAAGTACATTCCTCCCGTCATGGAGATCGTCGCCGAGATGCCTTCCAGCCGGGTGGAGGGCTTTCTCGCTGCCGGTCACGCTGCCACGATCACGGGCTGGGGGGTTTTCGAGCCGTTCGTAGCGAGGCACGGCGTTCCCGTGGTCGTCGCCGGGTTCGAGCCTCTGGACATCCTCGCCGGTCTCGTGCAGCTCCTGGAGATCATTCTCGAGGGAACGCCCCGGGTCGTGAACGCCTACCCGCGCTGCGTGACGCGCGAAGGAAACCTGGCGGCCCAGCAAAAACTCTGGAAGGTCTTCCGCCCCGTCGGCGGCCGGTGGCGCGGAATCGCCCACGTCCCCAATGGAAACCTTCGATTGAAAGACGAATGGGCTGCGTACGACGCGCGAAAACGCTTCGCCATCGATCTGTCGGGGCTGTGGGATTACGCGCCCTCCGCATTGACTTCGCAGTGCATCTGCGGAGACATCATGGCGGGGATCTCGTCCCCTTCGGACTGCGAGCTCTTCGGAAGAGACTGCGTTCCCGAGAGCCCCGTGGGGGCCTGCATGGTGAGCAGCGAGGGCACGTGCAAGATCTGGCACCAGTACGGCGGCCATCCGGATTTGACGACGGTATCTGTATGA
- a CDS encoding HyaD/HybD family hydrogenase maturation endopeptidase: MTAPILVLALGNPLLHDEGVGASALERLCRRELPNSVELLDGGTAGLSLVPRFRQAERVLVLDAVRAGAEPGTILRLEGTALPAEVFGITSPHQLGLSDILRAVRLAGGPREVVVLGVEPLTTEPGIGLSAPVSAAVEKLVDCAFLELRRWSVATKGERCTS; encoded by the coding sequence GTGACGGCTCCGATTCTCGTTCTCGCCCTCGGGAATCCTCTTCTTCACGACGAGGGTGTCGGAGCGAGTGCTCTCGAAAGGCTGTGTCGGCGCGAGCTGCCGAACTCGGTCGAGCTTCTCGACGGTGGCACGGCCGGCTTGAGTCTGGTGCCTCGATTTCGTCAGGCGGAGAGAGTGCTCGTGCTCGATGCCGTGCGCGCCGGAGCCGAGCCGGGGACGATTCTGCGGCTCGAGGGGACCGCTCTCCCTGCCGAGGTCTTCGGCATAACGTCGCCCCACCAGCTCGGTTTGAGCGACATCCTGCGCGCGGTGCGTCTCGCTGGAGGTCCGCGCGAGGTCGTGGTCCTCGGCGTCGAACCGCTGACGACCGAGCCGGGGATCGGTCTCAGCGCTCCGGTCTCGGCTGCTGTCGAGAAACTGGTCGACTGTGCGTTCCTCGAGCTCCGGCGATGGAGCGTGGCGACGAAGGGGGAAAGGTGCACGAGCTAA